From Coffea arabica cultivar ET-39 chromosome 10e, Coffea Arabica ET-39 HiFi, whole genome shotgun sequence, one genomic window encodes:
- the LOC113712873 gene encoding uncharacterized protein: MQLTMQELGTFQDQRSGFGARDFSPDSVIFTADSNFSIFSSNSASVDRCSFASDVPDQDSCLSDNSQSQHLAGHELREGSGSRGGPYADPDPHKFTVHNKNSVHLCARKQKAKVQELESSEVETEDDNSIIDSARNSFSQALKECQDRRSRLDASRKKPDRRRPASLDLNNSVISTAANSSSPSFGVMKKHSAVNRRTGTFPSPGTPSYRHTSVGVQKGWSSERVPLPNNINRRHASTALMPCNNGRTLPSKWEDAERWIFSPISVDGPVRQSVQQPQRRPKSKSGPLGPPGIAYHSMYSPAALMFEGGNVGSQMANSPFSAGVMVAEGLSLPGYVGGNLPASIIEPCMARSVSVHGCTELISQSSLPVYQALRTDEKLDDIEQSATNVSRTVSRRDMATQMSPESSHHSSPRHESSFSPSSPMLPVVELHSMHSSKPEVRDVQVDERVTVTKWSKKNRAIVPGRGSGNAREWKRKSVDMRAAGWDISDTEKTISKIKREEAKIIAWENLQKAKAEAAIRKLEMKLEKKRSSSMDKIMNKLRSAQKKAQEMRSSVLPNQSHQVARTSDKAISFPRTRHIGSFSGCFTCHAF, translated from the exons ATGCAATTGACAATGCAGGAGCTGGGTACTTTCCAAGATCAAAGATCGGGCTTCGGAGCCAGAGATTTTAGCCCTGACTCCGTAATCTTCACTGCTGATTCCAACTTCAGCATCTTCTCTTCCAATTCTGCTAGTGTTGACCGCTGCTCTTTTGCCTCTGACGTCCCTGATCAAGACTCTTGCCTCTCCGACAACTCGCAATCACAA CATTTGGCAGGGCATGAATTACGGGAAGGTTCGGGTTCCAGAGGTGGTCCATATGCAGATCCAGATCCACACAAATTCACCGTACACAACAAGAACAGTGTTCACCTTTGCGCCAGAAAACAAAAAGCGAAAG TTCAAGAATTAGAAAGCAGTGAGGTTGAAACTGAGGATGACAACTCTATCATAGATTCAGCAAGAAACTCTTTTTCTCAAGCTCTTAAAG AATGTCAAGATAGGAGGTCTAGATTGGATGCTTCACGTAAGAAACCAGACAGGCGAAGACCTGCTTCTTTAGATCTGAATAATTCTGTGATTAGTACTGCTGCGAATTCTTCTTCACCGTCTTTTGGCGTAATGAAGAAACATTCTGCTGTGAATCGCCGAACGGGCACATTTCCTAGCCCAGGAACACCAAGTTATAGGCACACAAGTGTTGGGGTTCAAAAAGGATGGAGTTCAGAGCGCGTGCCATTGCCTAATAATATTAATAGGAGGCATGCCAGTACTGCATTGATGCCTTGTAATAACGGGAGGACACTGCCTTCCAAGTGGGAGGATGCAGAGAGGTGGATCTTCAGTCCAATATCAGTAGATGGTCCAGTGAGACAGTCAGTTCAGCAGCCGCAGAGGCGGCCAAAATCAAAGAGCGGGCCTCTTGGGCCTCCTGGGATTGCATACCATTCGATGTATTCTCCTGCTGCCCTTATGTTTGAAGGAGGGAATGTTGGAAGTCAAATGGCGAATTCACCATTTTCAGCTGGAGTGATGGTGGCTGAAGGATTGTCTTTGCCAGGCTATGTTGGAGGAAATTTACCAGCATCTATTATAGAGCCTTGCATGGCAAGGTCAGTAAGTGTACATGGATGCACTGAACTGATCAGCCAGTCATCTTTGCCTGTTTACCAAG CTTTACGAACAGATGAGAAACTTGATGACATTGAACAATCAGCCACCAATGTGTCCCGGACGGTTTCTAGGAGGGATATGGCAACACAAATGAGCCCTGAGAGTAGTCACCACTCATCTCCCAGACATGAGTCATCATTTTCTCCATCCAGTCCCATGCTACCCGTTGTTGAGTTGCACAGCATGCATTCGTCTAAACCTGAAGTTAGGGATGTGCAAGTTGATGAACGGGTCACAGTGACTAAATGGTCCAAGAAAAACAGAGCAATAGTTCCTGGGAGGGGCTCAGGAAATGCTCGTGAATGGAAAAGGAAATCTGTAGATATGCGTGCTGCAGGTTGGGATATTTCAGACACAGAAAAGACAATCTCAAA GATAAAAAGGGAGGAAGCAAAAATAATTGCTTGGGAGAACTTGCAGAAAGCAAAAGCTGAGGCAGCAATACGGAAACTTGAG ATGAAACTGGAAAAGAAGAGATCTTCATCGATGGACAAGATAATGAACAAGCTCAGATCAGCACAAAAGAAGGCCCAAGAAATGAGAAGCTCAGTCTTACCAAACCAGTCACATCAAGTTGCAAGAACCTCCGATAAGGCCATATCTTTTCCTCGAACTCGCCATATAGGTTCCTTCAGTGGCTGCTTTACCTGTCATGCATTTTAG
- the LOC113712086 gene encoding triacylglycerol lipase OBL1-like — translation MSTIDSNLGLPSEEDFCKDYLLLNPKEAGFSDLLRIFYSRELQKRDFFDAPEADSLRGLRRRWVVFVSVMAQMLLLQLKKPLADLGSTLELLQNYPSSNGGLGGLLRNFLTGKVVTPDRSAATFRSIVANLDTRVDLDGRIKANDERYGAALSIMAAKLAYENEAFSRTVVTDHWQMEFLGSFNFWNDYEESYTTQAIIFEDERTSADSNLIEVAFRGTQPFEADDWRTDLDISWYDIQGVGKIHAGFMKALGLQKRKGWPKKIEQGSGGKDYAYYTKREILRNRLRENQKAKFVVTGHSLGGALAILFPAILILHEENELLERMEGVYTFGQPRVGDEQFGEFVKDKLRLYDVKYCRYVYNNDIVPRVPFDDKTLMFKHFGLCLYFNSRYRGQILEEEPNQNYFSLLSVIPKHLSAVYQLIRSFFIPFTRGMEYREGFFEIVSRMVGLVIPGLPDHGPQDYDNVARLGTLPFWHPPLKGLKQE, via the exons ATGAGCACCATTGATTCTAACCTAGGTTTGCCTTCCGAAGAAGATTTCTGTAAAGATTATTTGCTGCTCAATCCGAAAGAAGCTGGTTTTAGCGACCTCCTTCGCATCTTCTATTCACGCGAATTACAAAAAAGAGACTTCTTTGATGCCCCGGAGGCAGACAGCCTAAGAGGCCTCCGTCGCCGATGGGTAGTTTTTGTGTCTGTCATGGCTCAGATGCTCCTCCTCCAGTTGAAAAAACCTTTGGCAGACCTAGGATCTACTCTGGAGCTGTTGCAGAATTATCCATCCAGCAATGGTGGCTTGGGCGGCCTTTTACGGAATTTCCTTACGG GAAAGGTAGTAACGCCAGACAGGTCGGCTGCAACTTTCAGGTCGATAGTTGCGAATCTGGACACGCGAGTGGATTTAGACGGAAGGATCAAAGCTAATGACGAGAGGTATGGTGCAGCCTTGTCTATAATGGCCGCTAAATTGGCCTATGAAAATGAAGCCTTCTCCAGAACTGTGGTCACAGATCACTGGCAg ATGGAATTTTTGGGCTCCTTCAACTTTTGGAATG ATTATGAGGAATCATACACAACACAAGCCATCATTTTCGAAGACGAGAGAACCAGTGCTGATTCTAACCTGATTGAGGTGGCCTTTCGAGGGACACAACCGTTTGAAGCTGATGATTGGCGTACGGATTTGGATATTTCGTGGTATGATATCCAAGGTGTGGGCAAGATTCATGCTGGGTTTATGAAAGCCTTAGGCTTACAAAAACGAAAGGGTTGGCCTAAGAAAATTGAGCAAGGCTCAGGTGGAAAAGACTATGCCTATTACACAAAAAgggaaattttgagaaatagaTTGAGGGAAAATCAGAAAGCAAAATTCGTGGTAACTGGACACAGCTTAGGAGGGGCATTGGCAATTCTGTTTCCTGCCATACTGATTTTACATGAAGAAAATGAGCTATTGGAAAGAATGGAAGGAGTGTACACTTTTGGGCAGCCTAGAGTTGGAGATGAGCAATTTGGGGAGTTTGTGAAGGACAAGCTTAGATTGTATGACGTCAAATATTGCAGATATGTCTACAACAATGATATAGTTCCAAGAGTACCGTTTGATGACAAAACCCTCATGTTCAAGCACTTTGGCCTTTGTTTATACTTCAACAGCCGCTACCGAGGGCAG ATTCTAGAGGAAGAACCAAACCAGAACTACTTTTCACTACTGTCGGTTATACCCAAGCATTTGAGTGCCGTTTACCAGCTGATTAGGAGCTTCTTTATCCCTTTCACGAGAGGAATGGAGTATAGAGAAGGGTTCTTTGAGATTGTGTCTAGGATGGTTGGATTGGTCATTCCTGGATTACCAGATCATGGTCCTCAGGACTATGATAACGTCGCCAGACTGGGGACCTTACCCTTCTGGCATCCTCCGTTGAAAGGCTTGAAACAAGAATGA